CAGGGAGGGGcgaagggcaaggaaggtggtgtcatcggcgtactggagaaggtggacgggggggggggggggtgaaggcagcggcatgtccgctgtatacaaaaggtatagaagaggggagacgatggaaccttggggcacacgaGCAGAGGGGAAAAATGTGTATGGATCTGTGTTATGAATGGTGACGTAggtaggacgttgggaaagaaaggacccaatCAGACTGATGCAGTTGATAGGAAGAAAGAagttttggagcttgaagaggtgaccggaatgccacacacggtcataggcgcgttcaaggtcgaggcaAAGGAAGATAGTCGAGCGACGGGAATTGAGCCGTTCGGAGAGGAGAtgtgtgaggtgaaggagaagttcATCGctggagaaggatggccgaaatccagactgggtaacgggaagggggCGATGCTGGCGGAGATACTGGTGGATGCATCAGGTATGGATGGATTCCATggccttgctgaagaccaaggtaagactgatgggacggtaggacggTTTGTCAGGTTTAAGGAACACCAGGATATgtcaggttttccacaggttggggtagtagccggtggacaggaccacattatagagcctggccagggaggagaggaaggaggcaggagcctCACAAAGGTGGCAAtaagtgacacgatcgtgaccgggagtgGTGTTGCGATTCATGCAGAGTGTAGCGATGATATCCTGGGTAGTGATGGTGGCATTGAGTTCGTTGTgtccaatgttgtccaagtaccttactaaggttgtcagggaagggttggttataatgaaggagagggtagtagggaggggGGTGTTAGATCCGTCTTGGCGCTCATTCCGGACCCACGCGACTTCTACGgtgacaggttggaatcctgcctcgggcatagatgtgtgtgatgtccttaggttagttaggtttaagcagttctaaggtctaggggactgatgaccacagatgttaagtcctatagtgctcagagttagatccgtgaaggcagcagaggctgacccgtacttggacgagttgaaagGAAGTGTAGCATTAAGAGAGGTGCATGGCTTTTCTTAGCCGCGAGTATGTTTCTGATGTGTCACTGTTGTTGCCAGTGGCGTCATAGTGTGTctgggtcacgtgtgtgaaggaaggcacagtagagatggcgggattcacagagaaggaggaggacagcctgtgggggtaaagtaggACAGTGTGGGTGGATGGCAACGGGAGGGACATGGGCCTCcgcggcctcagacaaggtctgctggagaaaggacgtgGCATGGGTAATATCATCAGGTTGGAGGTAGGTGaaagggtggctatcgacctgtgtagagagggtatcctggtaggcattccagttgggtCGGGAATAATGATGGATGTGTTTCGTGGGAGAGTCATTAAGAGGATCGGGATGGGGGCGACAACCATCTGAAATAGTGAGGAGGtcagggaaatggtcactaccaatggggtccaggacatccaccgctaTGTGGCCAAGGATTCTaggggaggagaggatgacatcgggagtggtgttggattcaggGTGGGTGTGCTGAGGAATGGGAATGAGGTCGCCTTGGAGGTAGGAGAGGAACTGATGCAACTGCCATAACTTGGGGCAGAatggctatggatgttgaggtcggtggcgatcacgtaggaggagaaggtaaggTCAATGTGAGAGAGGAAGTCAAAAGGGATAGGAGCATTAGGGTGGACGGAGATGATGGTGCAGGTGATGGTAAtgtcagggaagaagagactaagaatCAGGTATTCTGTGGGGTCGGGacggagaggttggagccgaactgggatctggcggtggtgaccaatgggtACTTCGCCATGTGCTatcgggaggggattattggaGCAGTGTAGGAGGTAGGGTTAGGTGTGTACATTGTGCTGGggctgaaaaaaagtttcattgaggaggaaggcatccatgcagtGGGTTGTGAGGGTGTGCAGgaggaggttcttgttggcgggaagcaAACAGATGTTATTAAACAAgatacagtgctgtcgcgccatgacagggatttagacaaggatgTCGAGATGGGAtaaggtgaagtgggcctgattatgggagtaggtggcatatgtGTTGAGGTCGAAGACGGATCGGGCAGTGaaggatatctgctggagggtgtggggactcTGGAATGGTTGTACATTCTGAAGGACAATGGTtatgaatctgatgatgtcctcagcggtgggggtgGGGGCAAAGGGAACTGCCAAGAAGGGTGGGAGCGTCGAGAGGGTGGATAAGGGCGGTAGGTTCAGGAGTGGTAATTGGGGGAGGGGGTAGTtgggccttgcatttctgggagtaagtgagaTGTGGGAGGTTGTAGGTGTTGCAGGAAGGAGGGGACTATAGAtcagggcactgccggaggaagtgtgcctGTTTACAGTGTGGCGAGATGGGGctctcgcggcactcagatgtagggtgtgcATTAAAGCACAGACACTTGTGGtagtggagggattgaggaggggaatgggaggggtcgaccttgtgctgttgatggaagaggagggcacccacATTCAGGAGACAGTCAACGGACAGGGAATGTTCAGAGaacacccgcataaggcgggtggggccggcgggGTTGAAGATTCGGCATACTACCCATATTTCTAAATATGGGTGAGCCATAAGCTCCGCCAACACTTCCTCCTCCATGATCGTTGGACTAAGCCAAGTGATCACATTGGCGAGGGTCAATAGGCGATGTTGGGGATGGTgggagggggatggggaaggagcaggggtgagggaggcatttaGGCCAAATCGGGGATTTGGGTGAGGATGTTTGTGTGAAGGTTGTGCCTGGGGGAGATGATGAGAACAGAGTGCTACTGAAGGAtgagaggaggtgtgggggatgggagcaaCAGGGAGATGGTGGGAGGTGGCTGGTCCCATTTCAGGCGCTGGTGCTGGTGTTGGCGAAGGCGATGGCGAAGGCGACAGTGAAGGCGATGGTGATGGCGAAGGTGATGGAGACAAGTGCACATCGACCACGGCCCTCCAGACCACCACACTGGCAGGTGCCGCTGGGACAGTTGCAATAGGGTAAGAGAGAGGAGAGAAAGGATCGGAGGAGGATAAAGTGGTCAAGGACAGTGAGACTAAGAGTCAAGGAGAAGTGAGGAAGGATGAAATGAGAGGGTGGTGACCACTTAATTGTGGTGGCGGCGGCGGATGGTTATGTATAGATGAATACTGGGTGGTGGATGTGGTGGTGGGGGTAGTCATGGTAACGAAGGGGCTAACAGGGAAACGAACAGGACAGGAAGGGAAGGGACAAAGGGAAAGAAGAAACTAGAACCTCACGGACAAAGACGGACGAAACACTGACTGGAGCTGAAGCTCCACTCCGCTGCCGCTGAAGGAAGGCAACCGCAGAGGCTGATGGGCTGCACTGCTGCTGTGCTACACTGCTCGTGGCCTGCACCACACATGGGCTGCACTGCTGTTGTTAGGCAGCACTGCTGCTGGTGGGCTAAACCACTGCTGCTGGGCTGCACTGCTGCTAAAGGGCTGAACTGCTATAGCTACACTGCACCACTGCTGCAGGGCTGCACCACTTCTGCTGGCTGGAGTGCTGTTGCCTGGATCGCTGCTGCTGGCAGCTGGACCACTGCTACTGGGCTGCACAGATATTGCTGGGCTGCACAGCTGCTGCTACGCTGCATTGCTGTTGCTcgaatgcactgctgctgctgggctaCACTGCTGTTGCTGGAATGCACTGTTTCTACTGGGTTGCTGGCTGCACCACTGCTGCTGGCTGGCCTGCTGCTGCTGGtctgcactgctgctgctgttctGCACCGCTGTTGTTGggctgcactgctgctgctgggctgCACTGCTGTTGCTGGAATACACTGCTGCTGCTGGGCTACACTGCTGTTGCTGGGCTGCACTGCTTCCACTGGGTTGCTGGCTGCACCACTGCTGCTGGCTGGTCTGCTGCTGcctggaccactgctgctggctggactgctgctcaCTTTTCTTGCATTAGCCCTAAAATGTCGTATTGAATTTATTCTAGTAAACTTTTCTGTGAAATTCTCTTTATTCTTGCGTTATGTTGCGCTTCTTTACTCATAATAGGGTGCCTCATTTTCTGATTTAAATATTGTCACAACAACTAATAATATATCAACTCCTCGCCCATAGAAATCTACAGCTATCTCAGTAGCAGAGATTGTGGCTCTGTTTGGAATCTGTAGATGCAATTCGAAATTGGTTCAAGTGTCAACCGCAGAAGCTTCTGGGCTACACCGCTGCTGTGCTGCACCGCTGTTGGGTTGCACCACTAAATGGCTGCACTCCAGCTGCTGGGCTGCACCGCTGCCACTGGGCTGAAACGCTGGTGCTGGGCTTCACTGCTGCTGCTGGGCTGCACCACTGCTGTGgggatgcactgctgctgctgggctgCACCACTGCTGCTGGTCTGCACCGCTGCTGCTGGGCTTCACTGCTACTGCTGGGCTAAACCGCCGCTGCTGGGGTGCACCGCAGCTGCTGTGCTTCACTGATGCTGCTGGGCTACACCACTGCTGCTGGGCTTCACTGCTGCTCCTGGAGTAAACTGTCGTTGCTGGGCTGCACCACTGCTGTTGTGCTGCGCTGCTGTTGCTGGGCTGCAGCACTGCTGCTGCCCTTCTCTGCTGCTGATGGGCTAAACCGCTGTTGCTGGTCTGCACCACTGCTGTTGtgctgcactgctgctgctggcctgcATCACTGCTGCTGGTCTGCACCGCTGCTGTTGGTCTTCAATGCTGCTGCTGGGCTGCACCGCTGCTCCTGGGCttcactactgctgctgctgctggtctaAACCGCTGCTGCTGGGCTGCACCGCTGCTGCTGTGCTTCACTGTCGCTACTGGGCTACACCGCTGTTGCTGGGCTGCACCACTGCTGTTGGGCTGCACTGCTGCTGCTATGATGACTGCTGCTGTTGggttgcactgctgctgctgggcttCACTACTGCTGCTGGGCTGGACTGCTGCTGTGGGggctgcactgctgctgctgggtttCACTGCTGCTCCTGGGCTGCACCGCTATGGCGGTCCTGCACCTATGATGTTGGGGTTTACTGCTGCTGTTTGGCTGCAACCGCTGCTGCAGGGCTGCACCACTGCTGCTGGGTCGCACCACTGCTGCTAGGCTGCACAGCTTTTGCGGGGCTGCACCGCTGCTGCTGGGCTTCTTGCTCGaattctgctgctgctggctggactgctgctgctgctctgcacCGCTGCTGCTTTTCTGTTCAACTGCTGCTGTCCTGCACCGCTGCTGCTGGGCTACACCACTGCTGCTGAGCTACACCGCAGCTGTGAGGCTGCACCGCTGCTGCTgggctgctggctggactgctctGATGTTGGCTGGACTTCTGCTGCTGGTCTGTACCACTGCTGCTGCTCTGCTCCATTGCTGCTGggctgcactgctgctgctgtgcGGCACTAATGCTGCTGTGCTGCCCTGCTGCTCATGGACTGCACTGGTGATGCTGAGCTGCAACGCTGCTGGTGggctgcactgctgctgctgggctgCTCGCTGAACCAATGTtgctggctgggctgctgctggctgcactgctgctactgctgctatcTGGTCCGCTGCTGGCGGGACTGCTTCTGTGGCCAGCTGGACCACTGTTCCTGCCGGCTGGCCAACTGCTGCTGGGCTTCACCAGTGCTGATGTTCTGCATCTCTGCTGCCAGGCTGCTCACTGGACCGCTGCTCCTGGCTGGGCTGCTGTTGGCTGTACCACTGCTGCTGTATGGGCTGCTGTTGGCTGGACCAAAGCTGCTGCCACTGGCTGGATATCTGCTGCTGCCAGTGGGACTGCTCCTGCTGCCGactgggctgctgctgctgctcgctgctgctgctggctctcCGGCTCGGTATCTGGCTAGCTGTCTTGCTGGCTGGCTTTCTGATCGGCTGGCTGGCCGGCCCAGGAAAAACTTTGCGCTTCGATTAGAGGCAATGCCACTATCAAATAGCGGTACTCTTGTGGGGCACCACGTGCGATGGACTACCACTCGTGGAAGTATCACTTATCTATTTCTTATTTTACTTGCATGCAAAGCAGTAGTCCGGCCGATGGCTTAAGATTGAGGATGTCTCTCACTTTTCTTGCTGTATCCGTAAAATGTCGTAGTGAATTTTTTCTTGCAAGCCtttctgtgaagttctctttgttctTGCGTTTTGTTGCACTTCTTTAAACCTAACAGGGCACCTCATTTTCTGATTTAAGTGTCGAATGGGAATATTGTCACAACGACCAAAAAAGTATCAACTGCTCCCCCAGATAAATCACCTGCCTATCTCAGTAGCAGAGTCTGTTGCGCTCTTTTGGATCTCGTAGCAGCCTTtagaaaattgttgaaatggctctgagcactattggacttaacgtctgagaacatagcactacttaaacctaacaaacctaaggacatcacacacatccatgtccaaggcaggattcgaacctgcaaccgtagcggtcgcgcggttccagactgtagcgcatagaactgctcggccacctcggccggcagaagCTTTTAGAAGCTTTGAGCTCCTACGTTCGTACCTTACTGCTCCACAACTTAGACTAATGGTAG
The Schistocerca gregaria isolate iqSchGreg1 chromosome 1, iqSchGreg1.2, whole genome shotgun sequence genome window above contains:
- the LOC126362802 gene encoding mucin-19-like; translation: MECTRVYSSRPWPPQLMTQGERAQAQLEPERQRPNGPAEGLRARQPASPLVNCTDMRRKRIVPLGQPAGTVVQLATEAVPPAADQIAAVAAVQPAAAQPATLVQRAAQQQQCSPPAALQLSITSAVHEQQGSTAALVPHSSSSAAQQQWSRAAAVLSSSGVAQQQRCRTAAVEQKSSSGAEQQQQSSQQQQNSSKKPSSSGAAPQKLCSLAAVVRPSSSGAALQQRLQPNSSRAAVKPSSSSAAPTAAVQPSSSSEAQQQQCNPTAAVIIAAAVQPNSSGAAQQQRCSPVATVKHSSSGAAQQQRSSDAGQQQQCSTTAVVQTSNSGLAHQQQRRAAAVLQPSNSSAAQQQWCSPATTVYSRSSSEAQQQWCSPAASVKHSSCGAPQQRRFSPAVAVKPSSSGADQQQWCSPAAAVHPHSSGAAQQQQANARKVSSSPASSSGPGSSRPASSSGAASNPVEAVQPSNSSVAQQQQCIPATAVQPSSSSAAQQQRCRTAAAVQTSSSRPASSSGAASNPVETVHSSNSSVAQQQQCIRATAMQRSSSCAAQQYLCSPVAVVQLPAAAIQATALQPAEVVQPCSSGAVAGASSQMSQVRKWMSQTVRRGEAGGLRKCAPRCGGATNVSRLWAGVVEAAAGLSAAARP